The Marinobacter subterrani genome has a segment encoding these proteins:
- the vasI gene encoding type VI secretion system-associated protein VasI, giving the protein MISRTVPLPTRLLIALLPVFLLPQAMAGQLDQARLCTTEPQRLERLACFDEVFGTPLAEPSAERSAPDARRSERWRQAYAGLDQRNGGTEVVYRDTGRLAGQLVTVPALGVQPPRPLLALQCHNNITELTLMLPEALSEERVQLGFGLGQAIWRVRDNGFVLSGGRGLPAIRTVKAMINSSEARIESTNSRIAGLLFDLSGFRVAIQPLRDACGW; this is encoded by the coding sequence ATGATTTCCCGGACAGTCCCTTTGCCCACCCGGTTGCTCATCGCACTGCTGCCGGTTTTCCTGTTGCCGCAGGCCATGGCCGGTCAGCTTGATCAGGCCAGGCTCTGCACAACCGAGCCTCAGCGGCTTGAGCGGCTGGCCTGTTTTGACGAGGTTTTCGGTACGCCGCTGGCGGAACCCTCAGCCGAACGCTCCGCACCCGATGCCCGGCGATCCGAACGCTGGCGCCAGGCCTACGCCGGCCTGGACCAGCGCAATGGCGGCACCGAGGTGGTTTACCGGGATACCGGGCGGCTCGCAGGCCAACTGGTGACGGTTCCGGCGCTGGGCGTGCAACCTCCCAGGCCGCTGCTGGCTCTCCAATGCCATAACAACATTACGGAACTCACCCTGATGCTGCCGGAAGCTCTCAGTGAGGAGCGGGTGCAACTGGGGTTCGGACTGGGGCAGGCCATATGGCGGGTGCGGGATAACGGGTTTGTACTCAGCGGCGGTCGGGGGTTGCCGGCTATTCGAACGGTGAAAGCCATGATCAACAGCAGCGAGGCACGCATCGAATCCACCAACAGTCGCATCGCTGGCCTGCTGTTTGACCTCTCCGGATTCCGCGTCGCGATCCAACCCTTACGAGACGCTTGCGGCTGGTAA
- the tssA gene encoding type VI secretion system protein TssA: protein MQIIEQHPYVDQVVSTLPGESPVGEALRDDATLEFLENEVMKVGSLAHTDIDWSKVESDALSILSDRSKDLKVLGFLLISLQRGGDGERFALSLYLLHRVLEAWWEQAWPYPGESGKRARRMMFTQMLQRAGKSVDNLAFDGSVGDGREFCLELLDRLSEQAISRELPDDSLVDLKRSITKLPKVNDATAAPERPESSPASSPTDPLPAGGAQDNKPAKAAASLGSLTLDPGNERATRQSLLKVADMLTETDPDQPLGYQLRRHAIWHGITAVPPTRDGQRTDLAAVSADRVADYREALEKKPDLELLQRIEQSLSVSPFWLDGHWLSARTAMALGNTACAEAIRVAVKAYLERLPQLPELTFNDGTPFLSTEAEEWLWSAPASGGTGSAANAWEQAYDKARELVAQRGLAEAMQLLEDGLQEAREPRDQFYWRLASARLLKDAGFKALAAQQIKDLQAQVNGRALEDWEPALIRQLEKLG, encoded by the coding sequence ATGCAGATCATTGAACAGCATCCCTATGTTGACCAGGTCGTTTCAACGCTGCCTGGTGAATCGCCCGTGGGCGAGGCACTCAGAGACGATGCAACGCTCGAGTTCCTGGAAAACGAGGTCATGAAGGTTGGCTCGCTGGCCCATACCGATATCGACTGGAGCAAGGTCGAAAGCGACGCCCTGAGCATTCTTTCGGACCGGAGCAAAGATCTGAAAGTACTGGGCTTTCTGCTGATTTCCCTGCAACGCGGTGGTGATGGCGAACGGTTCGCCCTGTCACTGTACCTGCTGCATCGGGTTCTGGAGGCCTGGTGGGAGCAGGCCTGGCCCTACCCCGGAGAAAGTGGCAAGCGGGCCCGCAGGATGATGTTCACCCAGATGCTCCAGCGCGCCGGCAAGAGCGTGGATAACCTCGCGTTTGATGGCAGCGTCGGCGACGGTCGGGAGTTCTGCCTTGAGCTCCTGGACAGGCTCTCGGAGCAGGCGATCAGCCGGGAGTTGCCTGACGATTCACTGGTGGATCTGAAACGGTCAATCACCAAGCTGCCGAAGGTAAACGACGCCACGGCAGCGCCGGAGCGGCCGGAATCCTCGCCCGCCTCATCGCCCACCGATCCGCTGCCGGCCGGCGGTGCGCAGGACAACAAACCGGCAAAGGCGGCGGCATCGCTGGGGTCGCTGACCCTCGACCCGGGTAACGAGCGGGCTACCCGCCAAAGCCTGCTAAAGGTGGCCGATATGCTCACCGAAACGGATCCGGACCAGCCCCTCGGCTATCAGCTGCGTCGTCATGCCATCTGGCACGGCATTACCGCGGTGCCACCGACCCGGGACGGGCAGCGCACGGATCTTGCGGCTGTCAGTGCGGATCGCGTGGCGGACTACCGCGAAGCGCTGGAAAAAAAACCGGATCTGGAGCTTTTGCAACGGATTGAGCAAAGCCTGTCAGTCAGCCCGTTCTGGCTGGACGGGCACTGGTTAAGCGCCCGGACGGCGATGGCGCTGGGCAATACCGCCTGTGCCGAGGCTATCCGGGTTGCGGTCAAGGCCTATCTGGAACGGCTGCCCCAGTTGCCTGAACTTACCTTCAATGACGGAACCCCGTTTTTGTCCACGGAGGCTGAGGAGTGGCTCTGGAGCGCCCCGGCCAGTGGCGGAACCGGCAGTGCCGCCAATGCCTGGGAGCAGGCCTATGACAAGGCCAGGGAACTGGTCGCCCAGCGGGGCCTGGCGGAGGCAATGCAGCTTCTGGAAGACGGGTTGCAAGAGGCACGGGAACCGAGAGATCAGTTCTACTGGCGTCTCGCCAGTGCCCGGTTGCTGAAAGATGCCGGCTTCAAAGCACTGGCCGCGCAGCAGATTAAGGACCTGCAAGCGCAGGTCAACGGGCGGGCTCTTGAGGACTGGGAACCCGCCCTGATCAGGCAGCTTGAAAAGCTGGGCTGA
- a CDS encoding sigma-54-dependent Fis family transcriptional regulator — translation MQMELHTGIDLAVALIQQDNLPDLLNTATRQLENTFGLTRCWALELDLSGRTLHCSGLDGLGEFDCGDFSHPFAHVLQTGKARELTRAASYRLDHGGFQALFDASDRPRSLWLEPLKGDDGRTLGVLVLCRDEPDWQGITGQPLYSGLRQLLVHQWISQLQSRDQIWQRRLLKRSLDHLNDAETVRTRCQQLARTLVGNSEAITRLRGQIVRAAGSQLSVLVQGETGCGKDVVARGIHELSDRAEGPMVVVNCAAIPETLLESELFGHTKGAFSGADSDKQGLLAQADGGTLFLDEIGDMPMALQSKLLRVLESRQFRPLGAREEQRSDFRLVAATHQPLQTGIEEGRFRRDLFYRLSQFPLRITPLRERPDDLEALSRHFIRLYTQREGAGPMGISSHALHLLAGYHFPGNVRELRNIIELACLQTPGGDDIQPEVLRLNDLFGEPGAWNRPPCHVEDGGAVDMPAVDEIRDLKAASQAFEAAIIRERLRQYGGNRAQAAESLGLPKRTLAHKCLKYQVSDS, via the coding sequence ATGCAGATGGAACTGCACACCGGCATCGACCTGGCGGTGGCCCTGATCCAGCAGGACAACCTGCCGGATCTGCTTAACACCGCCACACGACAGTTGGAAAACACCTTCGGCCTGACCCGCTGCTGGGCTCTCGAACTCGACCTCAGTGGTCGAACCCTGCACTGCAGCGGCCTCGACGGACTGGGCGAATTCGACTGCGGCGACTTCAGCCACCCCTTTGCCCACGTGCTGCAAACCGGCAAAGCCCGGGAACTGACCCGTGCCGCCAGCTACCGCCTGGATCATGGCGGCTTCCAGGCCCTGTTCGATGCCAGTGACCGCCCGCGGTCGCTCTGGCTCGAACCCTTGAAGGGCGATGATGGCCGAACCCTCGGTGTGCTCGTGCTTTGCCGGGATGAACCCGACTGGCAAGGGATTACCGGCCAGCCCCTGTATTCGGGTCTCCGGCAGCTACTCGTTCATCAATGGATCAGCCAGCTACAAAGCCGCGACCAGATCTGGCAGCGCCGCCTGTTGAAGCGCTCCCTGGACCACCTGAATGACGCCGAAACGGTCCGCACCCGCTGCCAACAGCTGGCGCGAACACTGGTAGGCAACTCCGAGGCGATAACCCGGCTGCGGGGGCAGATCGTGAGGGCTGCCGGCAGCCAGTTGTCGGTGTTGGTGCAGGGCGAAACCGGTTGCGGCAAGGATGTGGTGGCCCGCGGTATTCATGAACTGTCCGACCGGGCCGAGGGCCCCATGGTTGTGGTCAACTGCGCCGCTATCCCCGAAACCCTGCTGGAAAGCGAACTCTTTGGCCATACCAAAGGCGCATTCTCGGGTGCGGACAGCGACAAACAGGGCCTCCTGGCCCAGGCCGATGGCGGTACCCTGTTCCTGGACGAGATCGGCGACATGCCCATGGCCCTTCAGTCGAAGCTGCTCCGGGTGCTGGAAAGCCGGCAGTTCCGTCCACTGGGCGCCCGGGAAGAACAGCGCTCGGATTTTCGCCTGGTGGCAGCAACCCACCAGCCGTTGCAGACGGGTATTGAAGAGGGCCGCTTCCGGCGCGACCTGTTTTACCGTCTGAGCCAGTTCCCGCTGCGAATCACCCCCTTGCGGGAACGGCCCGACGACCTCGAAGCCCTGAGCCGTCACTTTATCCGGCTGTACACCCAACGTGAGGGTGCTGGCCCCATGGGCATTTCCAGTCACGCCCTGCACCTTCTGGCGGGTTACCACTTTCCCGGCAACGTTCGGGAATTGCGCAACATCATAGAACTGGCGTGCCTTCAGACCCCTGGCGGCGATGATATCCAGCCGGAAGTCCTCAGGCTCAATGATCTTTTCGGCGAACCCGGCGCCTGGAATCGCCCACCCTGCCATGTCGAAGACGGCGGCGCCGTAGACATGCCTGCCGTGGACGAGATCCGGGATCTGAAAGCGGCATCCCAGGCCTTTGAAGCGGCAATAATCCGTGAACGCCTGCGCCAGTATGGTGGCAACCGCGCCCAGGCGGCAGAAAGCCTGGGCTTGCCCAAGCGCACCCTGGCTCATAAATGTCTGAAATATCAGGTATCGGATTCATGA